Within Spinacia oleracea cultivar Varoflay chromosome 4, BTI_SOV_V1, whole genome shotgun sequence, the genomic segment AAGAATTTAGAAGAATCAACAATGGTGGCGGTGTTGATTATCTGCTCCCACTTCTTTTACTGGAACAAGATTTATTCTGGGAAGATGAGGAGCTTCGAGTTTTGTTCGCGAAAGAAAAAGATGAGAGTTTTGGGAATGAGGGTGGTTTAGACGTGATATCTAGTTTGTCATTTTCAAgaagtgaagccgtggagtggaTTTTAAAGGTCAATTCCTATTATGGGTTTTGTACCTTAACCTCTGTTCTTGCTGTTAATTATCTTGATCGATTTATCTCTAGCTTTTGTTTTCAAAAGGATAAGCCTTGGATGTTTCAGCTTTCTGCTGTTACTTGTCTCTCTCTTGCTGCCAAAGTTGAAGAAACTTACGTCCCTCTTCTCTTAGATCTTCAAGTATGTTTATGTCCAAATACATTCCTAACTCTGTTTTCCAGAAAAGAAACAGTCTTactaattaatatttttaattctgCTTGAAGGTGGAAGGAGGGAAATACATGTTTGATGCAAAGACGATTCAAAAAATGGAGTTGTTGGTGTTGTCAACATTGGAATGGAAGATGAACCCAGTGACCCCACTTTCGTTTCTTGATCAAATAATCAGACGGCTAGGATTAAAGAATCACCTTCATTGGGAGTTTCTCCGGAGGTGTGAAGCACttgttctctctctcctccctggtaagctaaaaaataaaaacagagcATTTATGTTTTTGAATACTATTATCAGTTATAATGTCCATATTTTAGGAATTTGTTTTAGTTTTTTCAGTAAAAAAGAAgtgtctttttttgtttttgtatgaATTTTCTTGATACAATTGCAAATCTTGACTTATCTGCTCTGTTTAGTGGTTAGGGATACAATTGTAAATCTACATACACATTCTCATTGATGCTCATGTGAAGTAGCaatcaaaaaaatgaaaatgccCCCTGTTCTTGAGAATGTGTTTACACTGTCCCGATTTAGTTGTCGTGTTATTAGTTTGAAATAAtaacatcaacatcaacatcatTGGTGATAAAACATAGTACAGTCTTGATTATGATTGTCACATTATTagttaaaattataaataatggCGGACTGGATAGTTTGTTAATGATGATGAAATGTCAAATGTAGATTGGAGATTTGCAAGCTTTGTACCATCAGTATTGGCAACTGCCACAATGATGCATGTGATTGACCAGATTGAGCCAAGTAACCCTCTTGATTACCAAAATCAGCTTCTGGGGGTGCTTAATATCAGCAAGGTTAGTGCCTAATTATGATTAGTGTTTCTCTAATTAATCTCATCAGCAGATCTaaacatgtaattaaataaTGTAAGGACTAAGGAAGTTTACTTGGTAGAGTTAGTGGGTCAATGGGTCCACATTAAAAAATATGGGTCGGTCACTTGGTCATTAACCCATTTCAAAGATCTAGGTTAACAGCTATATTTTGATTTCACACATAAATAACCTTTTGGCTTTTGGCTTTTGGCAAGAGAGATATGGATGATGTGTCATTGTCCTAGAATATTTTGTTTTTATAAGTAAGGGTAGTTTTGTCAATGTCATTCCTTAAATTAAATGTAGTACACCCAGTACTTCATTCCTCAACTAAAAATGTACTATTGTGTTGAAATGTTACATAAAAGAATAATTTCACGAAATTCTTTAGGTATTGAATGTGTACATAGTACATCACATGAATGGGTACATTTGGTTCGCGTCtacttaatacggagtactaggAAAGTAATACATGTATGATACTGTTCATTTCCTCGTGTAACCAAACACGTAGTAATTCAATTTGTTTGTTGTTCAATCAATTTTGGACCAAGGGGGAGTATACTTGTTTCGTTTTACGATCTCGAAAAGCACCTTCATTGGTTGCTTGGATATGACGAGACATGGCTAGGCATCGTGTTCGTGTTCGTGTTCCTTACCCTTTTccttgtttgtttttattcacaTTGGAACAACTATTGCTCTTCTTAAGAAAAAATCTTAGATTGCTTCAAGATAAAACTTACTTAATTGCGATTTACAAATGTTAATCTAACTTTAATCACAAAAGCCTCTTCGATATTTGCGCACGTAATAATATGGTGTTAGTGCGATCCAGACGCTCCCTCACTCTCTCGTTCCTTGAAAAACTCTTCATTTTTTCAACCTTGAACTATTGATTTTAGATTTTAGATTTTAGATTTTAGATTTAGATTAAGATTATATATTGTTTATTCCTAGTGGTGCAATATAAGTGCATAGCTTAAGtcaattaatttgttttttcaACAATTCTCAAGGAAATTTCAAACCCAAAATTATGACTAGTTTTAGACTTGCAATACTAAATCCTTAAAAACATAATTGTGATTTTTTCACTCTTCATCTGGTCTTGTCTAATTTTTGATATGGTCTTATTTGTTCTAAATGTTTTCTATGAGTGTTTTTAAATTTTTGTGTTGTGGTCTAACTTTTCTTTTCTGATCTAATAACCAATGAGAAAAGAGTGTAGATGATTTTGTCACGTTTAAATAGTTGGGTCCAAAGTGTAATTATAGGAGTTTAGACCtacattttcataattagtgtTGATGATTAAGTAAATTGTAACTTTAGTTGATGTAATGTACAAATGCAGGACAATGTGAATGATTGTTATGAACTGATCGTGGAGAAATCATCAAGCAACAGCAAGACTGAAGACAATCTCAAGTCAAAGAGGAGTTTTGACGAAATGATGACGACGAATACTTTTCCGCCACCCCCTCCGTCTCCCGGACCACCCTCTGTTCCTACTACTACTACAAGCAGCAGTGATGTTATTCCAAGTAGCCCAAGTGGAGTAATGGATGCATACTATCTCAGCTGTGACAGTTCCAATGATTCATGGGCTGCTACTACTCATATGATGATGGGATCATCAACTTCGTCATTGTCATTGTCGTTGTCAttgtcatcatcatcattgtcGTTGTCAttgtcatcatcatcattgtcGTCTTCAGTATCTTCCTCTCCATTGATCACCAAGAAGAAGAGTAGAGTGCATGAACAGCCAATGCCATTGCAGTTGCCTTCTCTTTCTCGAGTCTTTGTCGAGGTCGTTGCCAGTCCTCGTTAAAACCCACCTACCTAGCTACCTCTTTTGCCGGTCTATTTTCCACTTCTCCTTCTCTTGATGACTTATAATACTTGCAACCAAAAAATATGGGGACATATTTATATCATATAATAGTAAACTCTTATATTATTATATGGTTATAA encodes:
- the LOC110797483 gene encoding cyclin-D3-1, whose amino-acid sequence is MAPCSQEFQEEPPFSLLDALYCEEEKWEDEVFSDASFEDEEFRRINNGGGVDYLLPLLLLEQDLFWEDEELRVLFAKEKDESFGNEGGLDVISSLSFSRSEAVEWILKVNSYYGFCTLTSVLAVNYLDRFISSFCFQKDKPWMFQLSAVTCLSLAAKVEETYVPLLLDLQVEGGKYMFDAKTIQKMELLVLSTLEWKMNPVTPLSFLDQIIRRLGLKNHLHWEFLRRCEALVLSLLPDWRFASFVPSVLATATMMHVIDQIEPSNPLDYQNQLLGVLNISKDNVNDCYELIVEKSSSNSKTEDNLKSKRSFDEMMTTNTFPPPPPSPGPPSVPTTTTSSSDVIPSSPSGVMDAYYLSCDSSNDSWAATTHMMMGSSTSSLSLSLSLSSSSLSLSLSSSSLSSSVSSSPLITKKKSRVHEQPMPLQLPSLSRVFVEVVASPR